One genomic region from Athalia rosae chromosome 3, iyAthRosa1.1, whole genome shotgun sequence encodes:
- the LOC105685474 gene encoding protein halfway: MQWLIVMICLYAGVATARTEEDQSSASNSSGPSGAFYDQCFHRPASDCPTSTDDCPCKRIQIAHENSGDSAVICCNVNNVTLEHGFSCAGANNSFTHIHIRNATIETIWANDKRWRLLKSLAITDGSIKYLKDQFMMMTPLICLNLSNNALIDIANNSLNRLTRLTTLDLSSNNLLDLPNLNSINDRVFWLDIAGTNKLWCQNIYEYINKTVEKQIKFNRENETVCSTNKTWHWFNTTEHLSLNQLRYINLLQLECPKGDTWQCHCNFQRLDIVQRKPPKLTVSVDCSGIQLTELPEKLPRNTTSLNVSYNNITVLDDLGTNPYYGDIREFHADYNNISSINKLEGSKFLENYDLLSLRFNKIKSLPGYILAPYTHEKTYASSRHVKLGGNELHCDCNTAKSVKVWLQTRILDYDEVLCENVKEKVVDLESAKMCVYPGDWTDYIYYIIATEIILLIGLIAKVSYDYWIFKTAGYLPWPANKMPKLPCDWLCET; this comes from the exons ATGCAGTGGCTCATCGTAATGATATGTTTGTACGCTGGGGTGGCCACCGCGCGTACCGAGGAAGATCAATCTTCCGCGTCCAATAGTTCAGGACCCTCGGGTGCGTTTTACGATCAGTGCTTTCATAGACCTGCTTCGGACTGTCCGACCAGCACCGATGACTGCCCTTGCAAGCGGATTCAAATCGCACACGAGAATTCCGGAGACAGTGCCGTTATCTGTTGCAACGTGAATAACGTCACACTTGAGCACGGGTTTTCTTGCGCAG GTGCCAACAACAGCTTCACGCATATTCACATCAGAAATGCAACCATAGAAACTATTTGGGCCAATGACAAAAGATGGAGACTCCTCAAGTCCTTGGCAATCACGGATGGAAGTATAAAATATCTCAAGGACCAGTTCATGATGATGACACCGCTGATTTGTTTAAACCTGTCCAACAACGCTTTGATCGATATTGCGAATAATAGTTTGAATCGACTGACGCGGCTCACCACACTTGATTTGTCCAGCAACAATCTACTCGACCTGCCCAACTTGAATAGCATCAATGACAGAGTGTTTTGGCTCGATATCGCGG GTACCAACAAACTTTGGTGTCAGAACATCTATGAGTATATTAATAAAACTgtcgaaaaacaaatcaagtTCAACAGAGAGAACGAAACCGTCTGTTCGACCAATAAAACTTGGCATTGGTTCAACACCACGGAACACTTGTCGCTAAACCAACTTCGTTACATAAATCTG TTGCAACTCGAATGCCCGAAAGGTGATACGTGGCAGTGCCACTGTAACTTCCAGAGATTGGACATTGTTCAAAGGAAACCACCAAAACTAACGGTCAGCGTAGATTGCTCTGGTATACAGCTCACGGAATTACCGGAAAAGTTGCCACGCAATACAACTTCTCTCAATGTATCGTATAACAAT ATTACAGTACTAGACGATTTGGGTACAAATCCATACTACGGCGATATAAGGGAATTCCATGCGGATTACAACAACATTTCTTCTATCAACAAGCTGGAGGGTTCTAAATTTCTGGAGAATTATGACCTATTGAGTTTGagatttaataaaataaaatcg CTTCCAGGATACATTTTAGCACCGTACactcatgaaaaaacgtaCGCTAGTTCACGACACGTCAAGCTCGGAGGGAATGAACTTCATTGCGATTGTAACACGGCAAAATCTGTGAAAGTGTGGTTACAAACTAGGATCCTAGACTACGATGAAGTTCTATGCGAAAATGTTAAAGAAAAGGTTGTCGATTTAGAGTCTGCAAAGATGTGCGTTTATCCAGGTGACTGGAccgattatatttattatattattgccACCGAAATAATACTTCTCATCGGTCTAATTGCTAAAGTTTCGTACGATTACTGGATATTCAAAACAGCAGGCTATTTACCCTGGCCTGCGAATAAAATGCCAAAACTACCTTGCGACTGGCTGTGCGAAACGTAG